In the genome of Desulfuromonas sp. DDH964, one region contains:
- the carA gene encoding glutamine-hydrolyzing carbamoyl-phosphate synthase small subunit: MKAILALADGKYFVGKALGAPGEVTGEVVFNTSMSGYQEILTDPSYAGEIVTMTYPLIGNYGINLEDVESARPHLSGFVVKEASDFPSNWRSKMSLDAYLKENGIVGIQGLDTRALVRHIRDEGAQTGIISTTDLDPQSLVAKARQAPSIVGRDLVREVTCAKPYQWEEGTWDLVDGYRAVTGKPRFKVVAYDFGIKRNILRNLAAAGCAVTVVPADTPAEEVLAMKPDGVFLSNGPGDPEPIVYAQENIRKLLGQVPLFGICLGHQLLSIALGGSTYKLKFGHRGGNQPVRRGDGHDVEITAQNHGFAVDAASIDSAAVTTHINLNDNTVEGLCHKSLPAFSVQYHPEASPGPHDAHYLFDRFITMMEKAQQTKGEK; the protein is encoded by the coding sequence ATGAAAGCAATCCTTGCCTTGGCCGATGGCAAATATTTCGTCGGCAAGGCCCTCGGCGCCCCCGGTGAAGTGACCGGCGAAGTCGTCTTCAACACCAGCATGTCCGGTTACCAGGAGATCCTTACCGATCCTTCCTATGCCGGTGAAATTGTCACCATGACCTATCCGCTGATCGGCAACTACGGCATCAATCTCGAGGATGTCGAATCGGCGCGGCCACACCTTTCCGGTTTTGTCGTCAAGGAAGCGAGCGACTTCCCCAGCAACTGGCGCTCCAAGATGAGCCTCGATGCCTATCTCAAGGAGAATGGCATTGTCGGCATTCAGGGCCTCGATACCCGGGCGCTGGTGCGCCACATCCGCGACGAAGGAGCCCAGACCGGGATCATCTCCACCACCGACCTCGACCCGCAGAGCCTGGTCGCCAAGGCCCGGCAGGCCCCTTCCATTGTCGGCCGCGACCTGGTCCGGGAGGTTACCTGCGCCAAACCGTATCAGTGGGAGGAAGGGACCTGGGATCTGGTTGACGGCTACCGGGCGGTGACCGGGAAGCCGCGCTTCAAGGTTGTCGCCTACGACTTCGGGATCAAGCGCAACATCCTGCGCAACCTGGCCGCGGCAGGGTGCGCGGTGACCGTGGTCCCCGCCGACACGCCGGCGGAGGAGGTCCTGGCGATGAAGCCCGACGGCGTTTTTCTCAGCAACGGTCCGGGCGACCCGGAGCCGATCGTCTATGCCCAGGAGAATATCCGCAAGCTCCTCGGGCAGGTCCCGCTTTTCGGCATCTGCCTCGGCCATCAGCTCCTCTCCATCGCCCTGGGGGGGAGTACCTACAAGCTGAAATTCGGCCACCGCGGCGGCAACCAGCCGGTGCGCCGCGGCGACGGCCACGATGTGGAGATTACTGCCCAGAACCATGGCTTTGCCGTCGACGCCGCCTCTATCGACAGTGCCGCCGTGACCACCCACATCAACCTCAATGACAACACCGTCGAAGGGTTGTGCCACAAGAGCCTGCCGGCCTTCTCGGTGCAGTACCATCCGGAAGCGTCACCCGGTCCCCACGACGCCCACTATCTCTTCGACCGCTTTATCACGATGATGGAAAAAGCGCAGCAGACAAAAGGGGAAAAGTAG